In Curtobacterium sp. TC1, the following proteins share a genomic window:
- a CDS encoding proline dehydrogenase family protein has product MPSARLQDCTDDAVALVRRWLAASAGAKPDAGAARLAEALRDERGLDFTRSFVDKVIRPEDPRVAARNLEQVSRDVPDFLAWYLRGAVTLGGGFATMAPWAVIPTARRILRRMTGHLVIDASTAKLGPALAKVGGPGTRLNVNLLGEAVLGSAESDRRLQGTMDLLARDDVDYVSIKVSSVVPQMSMWAFDQTVERVVDRLVPLYRSAAAPLASGGQAKFINLDMEEYRDLDVTLAVFRTLLDRDEFAGLQAGIVLQAYLPDAAGALESLTTWAQERRARGGAPIKVRLVKGANLAMEHVDAIVHDWPLATWGSKRETDSAYLRMLDAALTPERTDAVRIGVAGHNLFDLATAWVLAQRRGVTDAIDVEMLLGMASTHADAVRADVGQILLYTPVVHPDEFDSAIAYLARRLQESASPENFIAAASDIDHDASVFDREHGRYLASVAALDESVPATHRTQDRHRALGEPVLRDAFRNAPDTDPSVSANRAWALDVLRRVPRSQLGAQTIRGAKVADRSKLERIMARTAQAGVNWGRQDPSDRAELLDLIGHELETRRADLIEVMAAETGKTFSEADTEVTEAVDAAHYYAERARRLGDIEGARYVPPRLTVVVPPWNFPVAIPAGGVLAALAAGSGVVLKPAPEAKRSGALLADVLWDAGVPHSLLQLVDLAEDELGRDLVGHPAVDRIILTGSADTARSFRWWRAGLPLSAETSGKNAIVVTPSADIDLAVQDIVQSAFGHAGQKCSAASLVVLVGTVGESERFRRQLVDATRTLRVAWPDDPTAQVGPVIAEPEGKLRQGLTELGPGESWLVQPTALDDSGRLWSPGIRDGVRPGSDFHQTEYFGPVLGIMRAETLEQAIAIQNGTDYGLTAGIHSLDADEVADWLASVRAGNLFVNRGITGAVVGRQPFGGWKRSSVGTGTKAGGPMYVATLGRWEPVPRTVHKSIQLHGLPPRVTAVIEAARSGLSFEEFDQVRAGALSDVRAREELYGGSHDLSGLVVQRNVLRHRPQSVIVRQAEDASAGDLVRALVAATAARAHVLLSTARPLPGPLTQLFASSRSPLDVVDHLVESDQDFHARASSGAVFQANWTSGEDDEPVDALGDMLAQGQDRPVHTAFGGPGARIRLIGGDALALEEALGASIDVAIHDAPVVEAGLIEMLPFIREQSVSITAHRFGDVDADFADLRV; this is encoded by the coding sequence CGCCCGCCTCCAGGACTGCACCGACGATGCCGTGGCGCTGGTCCGCCGGTGGCTGGCGGCGTCCGCCGGGGCGAAGCCGGACGCCGGTGCCGCTCGCCTCGCCGAAGCCCTGCGGGACGAGCGTGGCCTCGACTTCACGCGCAGCTTCGTCGACAAGGTCATCCGCCCCGAGGACCCCCGGGTCGCCGCCCGCAACCTCGAGCAGGTCAGCCGCGACGTCCCCGACTTCCTCGCCTGGTACCTGCGCGGCGCGGTGACGCTCGGCGGTGGGTTCGCGACGATGGCGCCGTGGGCCGTCATCCCGACCGCTCGCCGGATCCTGCGCCGGATGACGGGTCACCTGGTCATCGACGCGAGCACGGCGAAGCTCGGTCCGGCGCTCGCGAAGGTCGGGGGCCCGGGCACCCGGCTCAACGTGAACCTGCTCGGCGAAGCCGTGCTCGGCAGCGCCGAGAGCGACCGCCGGCTGCAGGGGACGATGGACCTGCTCGCCCGCGACGACGTCGACTACGTGTCGATCAAGGTCAGCTCGGTCGTGCCCCAGATGTCGATGTGGGCGTTCGACCAGACGGTCGAGCGGGTCGTCGACCGACTCGTACCGCTGTACCGGTCGGCGGCAGCCCCGCTGGCGTCCGGCGGCCAGGCGAAGTTCATCAACCTGGACATGGAGGAGTACCGCGACCTCGACGTCACCCTCGCGGTGTTCCGGACCCTGCTCGACCGCGACGAGTTCGCAGGCCTGCAGGCCGGCATCGTGCTGCAGGCCTACCTGCCCGACGCCGCGGGAGCGCTCGAGTCCCTGACGACCTGGGCGCAGGAGCGCCGGGCCCGGGGCGGCGCTCCGATCAAGGTGCGGCTCGTCAAGGGCGCGAACCTGGCGATGGAGCACGTCGACGCGATCGTGCACGACTGGCCGCTCGCCACCTGGGGCAGCAAGCGCGAGACCGACAGCGCCTACCTGCGCATGCTCGACGCCGCGCTGACCCCGGAGCGCACCGACGCCGTCCGGATCGGTGTCGCCGGGCACAACCTGTTCGACCTGGCGACCGCGTGGGTGCTCGCCCAGCGCCGCGGGGTGACCGACGCGATCGACGTCGAGATGCTGCTCGGCATGGCGTCCACGCACGCCGACGCCGTCCGCGCCGACGTCGGCCAGATCCTGCTCTACACACCCGTCGTGCACCCGGACGAGTTCGACTCCGCCATCGCGTACCTGGCCCGACGGCTGCAGGAGAGCGCGAGCCCCGAGAACTTCATCGCCGCAGCGTCCGACATCGACCACGACGCCAGCGTGTTCGACCGAGAACACGGCCGGTACCTGGCCTCGGTCGCGGCCCTCGACGAGTCGGTACCAGCGACGCACCGCACCCAGGACCGCCACCGGGCGCTCGGCGAACCCGTGCTGCGCGACGCGTTCCGGAACGCCCCGGACACCGATCCCTCCGTCTCCGCCAACCGCGCGTGGGCGCTCGACGTCCTGCGCCGAGTGCCACGCTCGCAGCTCGGCGCGCAGACGATCCGCGGGGCCAAGGTCGCCGACCGCTCCAAGCTCGAACGGATCATGGCCCGCACCGCCCAGGCCGGCGTGAACTGGGGTCGGCAGGACCCCTCCGACCGCGCCGAGCTCCTCGACCTGATCGGACACGAGCTCGAGACCCGCCGCGCCGACCTCATCGAGGTGATGGCGGCGGAGACCGGCAAGACGTTCTCCGAGGCCGACACCGAGGTCACCGAGGCCGTGGATGCCGCCCACTACTACGCCGAGCGCGCCCGCCGCCTCGGCGACATCGAGGGCGCCCGCTACGTCCCGCCGCGCCTGACCGTCGTCGTGCCGCCGTGGAACTTCCCTGTCGCGATCCCCGCCGGCGGGGTGCTGGCGGCGCTCGCCGCGGGCAGCGGTGTCGTCCTCAAGCCGGCACCCGAGGCGAAGCGGAGCGGTGCGCTGCTGGCCGACGTGCTCTGGGACGCCGGTGTGCCGCACTCCTTGCTGCAGCTCGTCGACCTGGCCGAGGACGAACTCGGTCGAGACCTCGTCGGGCACCCCGCCGTGGACCGCATCATCCTGACCGGTTCGGCCGACACCGCGCGGTCGTTCCGTTGGTGGCGCGCCGGACTGCCGCTCAGCGCCGAAACGAGCGGCAAGAACGCGATCGTCGTCACGCCGAGCGCCGACATCGACCTCGCGGTGCAGGACATCGTGCAGTCCGCCTTCGGGCACGCCGGTCAGAAGTGCTCGGCGGCGTCCCTGGTGGTCCTGGTCGGCACGGTCGGCGAGAGCGAGCGCTTCCGTCGGCAGCTCGTCGACGCCACGCGCACCCTCCGGGTCGCCTGGCCGGACGACCCCACCGCCCAGGTCGGCCCGGTCATCGCGGAGCCCGAGGGCAAGCTGCGGCAGGGCCTGACCGAGCTCGGGCCGGGGGAGTCCTGGCTCGTGCAGCCGACGGCCCTCGACGACTCCGGGCGGCTCTGGTCACCCGGTATCCGCGACGGCGTCCGCCCGGGCAGTGACTTCCACCAGACCGAGTACTTCGGTCCGGTGCTCGGCATCATGCGCGCCGAGACGCTCGAGCAGGCCATCGCGATCCAGAACGGCACCGACTACGGCCTGACGGCGGGCATCCACTCGCTCGACGCCGACGAGGTCGCGGACTGGCTCGCCAGCGTGCGCGCCGGCAACCTGTTCGTGAACCGCGGCATCACCGGCGCGGTCGTCGGCCGGCAGCCGTTCGGCGGCTGGAAGCGGTCGTCGGTGGGCACCGGCACGAAGGCGGGCGGTCCGATGTACGTCGCGACGCTCGGGCGGTGGGAGCCGGTCCCGCGCACCGTGCACAAGAGCATCCAGCTGCACGGGCTGCCACCACGCGTGACCGCGGTCATCGAGGCCGCGCGCAGTGGACTGTCGTTCGAGGAGTTCGACCAGGTGCGCGCCGGTGCGCTGAGCGACGTCCGGGCGCGCGAAGAGCTCTACGGCGGGTCGCACGACCTGTCGGGGCTCGTGGTGCAGCGCAACGTGCTGCGCCACCGCCCGCAGTCCGTCATCGTGCGGCAGGCGGAGGACGCCTCGGCGGGTGACCTGGTGCGAGCGCTCGTCGCCGCCACGGCCGCCCGCGCCCACGTCCTGCTCAGCACCGCCCGTCCGTTGCCCGGCCCGCTCACCCAGCTCTTCGCCTCGAGCCGGTCACCGCTGGACGTCGTTGACCACCTGGTCGAGTCCGACCAGGACTTCCACGCCCGGGCATCGTCCGGTGCCGTGTTCCAGGCGAACTGGACGAGCGGCGAGGACGACGAGCCCGTCGACGCGCTCGGGGACATGCTCGCGCAGGGCCAGGACCGACCCGTGCACACGGCG